The Petrotoga sp. 9PWA.NaAc.5.4 genome has a window encoding:
- a CDS encoding ATP-binding cassette domain-containing protein, with protein MELKKGEIVQIIGDNGTGKTTLIDLILNLLEVKKGSISSIKLDNVKVDDIDDFSLQKIVGIVPQNIYLFSETVRNNIKVGRDINDKKILRLAKELNFDDIVKSEGINLETFIFNNGGNLSGGQKQKICILRALIGEPALLILDEADAYLDVKSKLNFYNFIKNTKDDRITVFVSHKEQPFLNQIE; from the coding sequence ATAGAGTTGAAAAAAGGAGAAATTGTTCAAATAATCGGAGATAATGGTACAGGAAAAACTACTCTAATAGATTTGATTTTGAATCTTTTAGAAGTTAAAAAAGGTAGCATAAGTAGCATAAAACTTGATAATGTTAAAGTAGATGATATAGATGATTTTTCATTACAAAAGATAGTTGGAATAGTTCCACAAAATATATATCTTTTTAGCGAAACTGTAAGAAATAATATCAAAGTAGGAAGAGATATAAATGACAAAAAAATATTAAGATTGGCAAAAGAACTTAATTTTGATGATATTGTAAAAAGTGAAGGGATTAATTTAGAGACTTTTATTTTCAATAACGGAGGGAATTTATCAGGAGGTCAAAAGCAGAAAATTTGTATATTGAGAGCTTTGATAGGCGAACCTGCTTTACTTATATTAGATGAAGCTGATGCTTATCTTGATGTAAAATCTAAACTTAATTTTTATAATTTTATTAAGAATACAAAAGATGATAGAATAACAGTATTTGTCTCCCATAAAGAGCAGCCTTTTTTAAACCAGATAGAATAA
- a CDS encoding ABC transporter ATP-binding protein — protein MIQLQNVSKTYKNGVKALNNINLSIKPGEIVGLIGPNGAGKTTLVKIMLGLLNPTSGTIKIFGKQIDKLSKNEKRRVGFLLDGPGFYDDLTVEENLNFWSELYNVPNDRKSELINQWQLNENKKSLVKELSAGMRQKLSIVRTFLHEPEIIFMDEPTSNLDPLARKNMVEFLKSFQDTETAFLITSHDLFDVERICSRIVLIRRGEIVVSGNMEELKRALGVQIGVKIRVSSDIPQVITSKFTKDCEISFLNEKELLVTGNKDCSKNIMKYLISQGVDVERVEEEKITLEDIYLSIIREDEEQ, from the coding sequence ATGATACAACTCCAAAATGTTAGTAAGACATATAAAAATGGGGTAAAAGCATTAAATAATATAAATCTATCAATTAAACCGGGAGAAATAGTCGGACTGATAGGACCTAACGGTGCTGGGAAAACCACACTTGTAAAGATAATGCTGGGCCTTCTTAATCCTACATCGGGAACAATAAAAATTTTTGGGAAACAGATTGATAAGCTATCAAAAAATGAAAAAAGGCGAGTAGGATTTCTATTAGATGGACCTGGTTTCTATGATGATTTAACTGTAGAAGAAAATTTAAACTTTTGGTCCGAATTGTATAACGTTCCTAATGATCGTAAAAGTGAACTAATTAATCAATGGCAACTTAACGAGAACAAAAAGAGTTTGGTTAAAGAACTTTCCGCTGGTATGAGACAAAAACTGTCTATAGTACGCACTTTCCTTCATGAACCTGAAATCATTTTTATGGATGAACCAACTTCAAATTTAGATCCACTCGCTAGAAAAAATATGGTCGAATTTTTAAAAAGCTTTCAAGATACAGAAACTGCTTTTCTAATTACCTCTCATGATTTATTTGATGTTGAAAGAATATGCTCAAGAATTGTTTTGATAAGAAGAGGAGAAATAGTTGTTAGTGGAAACATGGAAGAATTGAAAAGGGCTTTAGGAGTTCAAATAGGTGTAAAAATTAGAGTGAGCAGCGATATTCCTCAAGTAATAACAAGCAAATTCACCAAAGATTGTGAAATAAGCTTTCTTAATGAAAAAGAATTATTAGTAACTGGAAACAAAGATTGCTCAAAAAATATTATGAAATATCTTATTAGTCAGGGTGTAGATGTTGAAAGAGTAGAAGAAGAAAAAATTACCCTTGAAGATATATACCTTTCCATTATACGGGAGGATGAAGAACAATGA
- a CDS encoding ABC transporter ATP-binding protein, translated as MDTKNKNTLISVKALTKELGGNKILKGISFDIVENEIVALVGPNGAGKTTTIRCLTGIYNVDKNQIIKKAGLTVSVVSEKDLLWEKETGWKNIEIFREYLGGKLSNNQIEEYAKYLDLSEFLDNKVHTYSKGTRRKLSFVLGLLKDPKLIIFDEPMSGLDPISRIKMRELIVKLNKEGKSIFYTSHDLAEVEKLAHRVMLMKSGEILLDNLKSDILSNYKSLEDLFLEKLGVKVNEENNEI; from the coding sequence ATGGATACAAAAAATAAAAACACTTTAATTTCTGTGAAAGCTTTAACAAAAGAACTTGGAGGAAATAAAATTCTAAAAGGTATTTCTTTTGATATTGTAGAAAATGAAATTGTAGCTCTGGTTGGCCCAAATGGTGCAGGAAAAACTACTACTATAAGATGCTTAACAGGTATATATAACGTTGACAAAAACCAAATAATAAAAAAAGCTGGACTAACTGTATCAGTAGTTTCAGAAAAAGATTTACTCTGGGAAAAAGAAACAGGATGGAAAAACATAGAGATCTTCAGAGAGTATCTTGGAGGTAAACTTTCTAACAATCAAATAGAAGAATATGCAAAATATTTAGATCTTTCGGAATTTTTAGATAATAAAGTTCATACTTATTCAAAGGGTACACGAAGAAAGTTATCTTTTGTATTAGGACTTTTAAAAGATCCAAAACTTATTATATTTGATGAACCAATGAGTGGGCTAGATCCAATTTCAAGGATAAAGATGAGAGAGTTGATTGTTAAACTGAACAAAGAAGGAAAAAGTATATTTTATACATCACATGATTTAGCAGAAGTTGAAAAGCTTGCTCACAGGGTTATGTTGATGAAAAGCGGAGAGATATTGTTAGATAATTTAAAAAGCGATATCTTAAGTAACTACAAAAGTCTTGAAGATTTATTCTTAGAAAAATTGGGGGTGAAAGTTAATGAAGAAAATAATGAAATATAA
- a CDS encoding ABC-2 transporter permease produces the protein MKALIKKEFYIFLRKRFQFLLLLFIVTYLVIILSLNKSNNLNSILVPSLLTSFFVPYTFGWISFQEEKKNKNISYLLASPLSIKEIFLGKMLTIYLVSVGFMLWCLIISSIISVFSGKPLPTLEIILAVLITLPIWSVVWSGLVGIGLLLFDNPFIIRIFLFVFVFLIGFNPNLWKDISNLGSWKNVIFILLGLGINLAMLHFVSLFGNERIQE, from the coding sequence ATGAAAGCTTTAATTAAAAAAGAATTTTATATTTTTCTAAGAAAAAGATTTCAATTTCTTTTATTACTTTTTATAGTTACATATTTAGTAATAATATTAAGTTTGAACAAATCTAATAATCTAAATTCTATTCTTGTGCCATCTTTATTAACTTCCTTTTTTGTTCCATATACATTTGGTTGGATAAGTTTTCAAGAAGAGAAAAAGAATAAAAATATTTCGTATCTTTTAGCTTCTCCTTTAAGCATAAAGGAAATATTTTTAGGTAAAATGTTGACGATTTATTTGGTCAGTGTTGGATTTATGTTATGGTGTTTAATTATTAGTTCTATCATAAGCGTTTTTTCAGGTAAGCCTCTACCTACATTAGAAATTATTTTAGCGGTATTGATAACTCTTCCTATTTGGTCTGTAGTATGGAGTGGATTGGTTGGAATTGGACTTCTTTTATTTGATAACCCTTTTATAATAAGGATCTTCCTATTTGTTTTTGTTTTTTTAATAGGATTTAATCCTAATTTGTGGAAAGATATATCCAATTTAGGAAGTTGGAAGAACGTTATTTTCATATTGTTGGGATTAGGTATAAACTTAGCAATGCTTCACTTTGTTAGTTTATTTGGTAACGAAAGAATTCAAGAGTAA
- a CDS encoding SPASM domain-containing protein, protein MEELLKKYGSSFINVIDAQAQASTNCGVGSTGLVIAPNLDVRLCQMSDVIIGNIKSYNGSIKNLLRNNTKVLEKISQTPAPNFDICGECEDFWFCSNCMARGFIKAKERGENCRWIQKIKTL, encoded by the coding sequence ATGGAGGAACTGTTAAAAAAGTATGGATCTTCTTTTATTAATGTAATTGATGCTCAGGCTCAAGCGAGTACAAATTGTGGGGTTGGTAGTACGGGCTTAGTTATTGCCCCAAATTTAGATGTAAGACTATGCCAAATGTCCGATGTCATTATAGGAAATATTAAATCCTATAATGGAAGCATCAAAAATCTGCTAAGAAATAATACAAAAGTTTTAGAAAAAATTTCGCAAACCCCTGCTCCAAACTTTGATATTTGTGGAGAGTGTGAAGATTTTTGGTTTTGTTCTAATTGTATGGCAAGGGGATTTATTAAAGCCAAAGAAAGAGGTGAAAACTGTAGATGGATACAAAAAATAAAAACACTTTAA
- a CDS encoding transposase produces the protein MIDGILLHIKTNITNGKIEGMNSKLRDFTKRAFGFKTSKNLKITIFIALGKLNLTPAYLPTLFVREPLIHFTKVIGKIESIKIYIF, from the coding sequence ATTATAGATGGTATCTTATTACACATAAAAACAAACATAACTAACGGCAAAATAGAAGGCATGAACTCTAAACTGAGAGATTTTACTAAAAGAGCTTTTGGATTTAAAACATCAAAGAATTTAAAAATAACTATCTTTATCGCTTTGGGTAAACTTAATTTAACCCCAGCTTACTTGCCCACACTATTCGTGAGAGAACCGTTAATACATTTCACGAAAGTTATTGGTAAAATTGAATCAATCAAGATCTATATTTTTTAA